The region CTGCACCATGTTTTTTGGGTAATGAACACGAATGGGCAGAAAAAATAATGAACGGAGAAAGGATGAAAAAAGTGGTAGCAACCATTATTATCATTGCTATTGTAGTGATTATTATTCTCTTTACCATTGTGTCCTATAATGGTTTAGTCAAATATCGAAATTGGATACAAGAAGCGTGGAGTCAAATTGATGTGCAATTGAAACGCCGTCATGATCTGATCCCTAATCTTGTCAATACAGTCAAAGGATATGCCAAGCATGAGAAAGAGACCTTGGAGAAAGTTGTGCAGGCGCGCAGTCAATTGGTCAATGGTACACCACAGGAGCGAATTGAGGCAGATAATCAAATCCAGGGTGCTTTAAAATCGATTTTTGCTTTATCAGAGTCCTATCCGGATTTAAAGGCCAATCAAAATTTCCTGAACCTCCAGGAGGAACTCACAACGACAGAGAACAAAGTCGCTTATTCAAGACAATTATATAATAAGACAGTTGCTGATTATAATATTAAGCGGGAATCTTTCCCAACCAATATATTAGCTGGTATGTTTAATTTTCGCCGGGAAGAGTTATTATCCATTCCGGAAGCGGATCGTGAAGTACCTAATGTAACTTTTTAGTGAGGGGAAAAGATGCTTTATAAACAAATTTTACAGAACAAACGTAAGACGATTCTGCTCATTCTATTGTTTAGTGTGCTAGTACTGGCGATTGGTTGGGCCATAGGGTACTTGGCTAACAAC is a window of Lentibacillus daqui DNA encoding:
- a CDS encoding LemA family protein, with translation MVATIIIIAIVVIIILFTIVSYNGLVKYRNWIQEAWSQIDVQLKRRHDLIPNLVNTVKGYAKHEKETLEKVVQARSQLVNGTPQERIEADNQIQGALKSIFALSESYPDLKANQNFLNLQEELTTTENKVAYSRQLYNKTVADYNIKRESFPTNILAGMFNFRREELLSIPEADREVPNVTF